Within Ipomoea triloba cultivar NCNSP0323 chromosome 9, ASM357664v1, the genomic segment ACTTCCCCTGCTCTCTTTCTGATCTTATCCCCTTCCTCCGAAGCCATCAATCTTCTCACAATGTCTTTAATGGTTGATGAACTTACCAGTTCGTCGCGTTTCTCCCATTTCCTTATAAGCAAGCCTGTTTTGAGCATTTCTGTCACTAGGAAACTGTTTCTTGGTTGGTCTGAATGCATAGGCCAGCAAGCAATTGGCACTCCCATGCTAATGCTTTCTATGCAAGAATTCCAACCGCAGTGGCTCATGAAGGCACCAACGGATGAATGAGCCAAGATTTCGGGCTGAGGCGCCCAGTCTCTGATCACTAGTCCGATGCCTTCCACTCTCCCTTCCAACCCTTCTGGTAGCTCAACTATTCTGTCCTCCCCGTCGAAGATATCTCCCTTATCAGCTTCTCTTAGTACCCACAAGAACTTCTGTCGGCTTTGTTCTAGTCCCTCTGCAAGCTCCCTGACCTGTTTATCTGACAGCGAAACTGTTGTTCCAAACGACACGTACAGTACAGATTTCGGAGCTTGTTTGTTGAGCCACTCTAAGCACTCATGTTTCCTGGTTAAACCATGATGACCTGATTTTAGTGGCAGTATTGGACCAATTGCCCACTGCTGTTTATTCAAGCTTGGTTCTTGACTTGAAAGGAGATCCAAGAAAGGACCTTCAATTGCTCTGGATGTATTATGTAAATCTCCCTCTCTAATCCTCATATATTCATTCTGGGCAGCTGCAAATCTCCAGCCTTCATCCGTACTGACCCCCTCGAGGGAGGGCAGCCCTTCTGCTGATTCTTGAAATGGGAATGGTTTTCCCAGCCCTTCACACACCATGGTGAGCAGAGTGAAAACCGATATGCAGTTGAAGGCATAGCATTCCGCATTGGCAATCGAGGCAGCATCTTGAACAGCCATTGACATTGAAGGGTCATGAACAATCACAACTCGTCTTGCTTTCGAGGACATCTGCTGTAACAACGCAGCAACAGGGTGGCGCAGATGAACAGAAGCGAACCAGGACGGCTGCAGCTGAACCGGGAACTTAACCGAGGCGTTGGGGTCCGGGGGAGGTGAATCAAACTCCGGAGTTGGGAGATCATGGAAATGGATTTTGGCTATTTGTGAAGGGCTTAGGGCGTTGGCACGGAGCCTGGCCTGCCGGTTGTGGATGGCAGAGCCAACATAGTGAACTGGTAATCTATAGGATGATGATATTAGGCAGGAAAGCTGCAGAAGCTGATTGAGATGGCCTTGAGCTGGAAATGGCACCATTACTACTGCAATTCCATTCTGGTTTGAGTCAGAAAGTTGATGGCTTTGGAGATGATGATCATTGGAGCTACCCATTGCCCTCTTTTTCCTGTCTCTTCTGCAATAAAATGAGAGCTAGAAAACTGGAATTTGCCCTTGttgaacataaataatatataaacataaatgtgcagtccaactaccagcaacttaggcttttagttgagatggagcacatgcttcaattgcccttatatatataggggcctGGTTTGTCAATTGTCATCATTGGCTCCAATCTTTTTCAAAAGTACACTGAGGTTCCATCCAAGAATGTTTTAGCTGCTTGTTCTTGACAAGTAACAAACATACAAAAACAAAGCTGGCAGGGCGAGAAATGCATTGTCTAGCTTTGGTTTAAACATGGCAATACAAGTAGTTAAACACTAACAACAAAAACTGGCCTTGATGGGAACTTGGGAATGATTCATTGAGTGGCAAATGGCAATGAAATAACAAGTAATTCCGGACATAATGCTCCACAAAGCTAGCATTGTATCTTATCGAAACTAGACTACATTACTTTCATATGGCGAAAGGCCACACTAAGCAAAAAaagaggagttttttttttttttttttttttttttttttttttttaaagcaaaaaaaaagagGTCTACAAGGTGGGCTTTGATATATGCAAAGTTTTAATATACTATATGTTCCGTTTTAGTATATTTGCAAGTCAAAATTAATCTGCATTAAGAGTTCATCTTGCTACATTGGACCCTGGTCCAAGAGTATAAGCATTGCATAACACCGCacacaatcattataccatgaatcatggtctatcTTGTAAGGTTGACCATTAACATACGGTACACTTTTAGcagtgtattcaatcatgacttttataaattttaaagatttttaaaatgataatttttaataaactttaagtCACTTTCATACAGTTGTTCTAAACTTTTGTAAACTTcgtaagagtttataaaagtcaatataaaaacattcataaacttttattaacttttttattttataaagtcGACAAAACTAAttacaattctaaattgaatacatccttatAAACTTTCAATGACTTcgattcttattatttataattttcttacagaaaatataatattaataatacattaaaaaaattatacatgtaTACTACTATGACgtcaaattcataactttttgaatatcaCATGACTTTTTAAAGACTGTTTAAAAGTCTTAATCGAATACCATTCGACTTTTAACAacttttaaaaatcttgattgaataccatttgacttttaaagactctaaaaattggaattgaatacctccaaacttttagaGGTTGTTTGGTTTAAGTTATATATGATAACCAATGTTATATTTGCTTAGGAGTATAAGATTCTCATGTATAGTTCAAGTTATGCAATTTTTCCCTGGAATGTAACATAACTTCCACATAAATTTTTTAGCTATTACAAGGAAATGTGAGATAACCTCCCTTTCTAAGGTATTTTCACATTCCCTTGTCTTATTgctaattttgtcattttaatcCATTGCCTTAATTAATTGTTGTTCAagctcttaattaattaattttaaatcattTACTTCTATATTTTACTAttaccttatttatttattttaattttaaaatttattaaaaaaaatcatcataacattaagaaaaaaaaaaaaaaaaaaccctccaaccaaacatatttatattacataaCTCAGTTATAAACCAGAAATCTAACGTTCCTAGCAATCTAATATACCataaggtaatataacattctgtgaaccaaacgctccttaaaagttcataaaagtctttaaaagttcataaaagtcatAATTGAACACACCCTCTTAATTGAATATCGCcagacttttaattttaaaatattccttaaaagtttgaattaaatacctccaaacttttgaagttcataatagtctttaaaagtctatgaAAGTCAAAATCGAATTCGTCCCttagtatattaaatgtacatatttaatatactaaaaattcattttaaaaatacattttttgaatatcactaaatgtacattatttggtatactaccaaataataaacattcagtatacaaataaattaaaaataaacatttatatattgTCCATcgtataatttgcccactgcACTGCAGTGGACTGAGAGATGAGGAAGATATTGGTTTGGGCTTCAATCAAGTCCACTGGCACTAAGCAGGCTTCCCTATTGGTTTGGCCATACCTTGGCCCACCATAGGATTGGAACAAATTCACAAAATTTCAAAGGAAAAAAGGTTGATAACCCAAAAAATACATACGAGAATCTGTGTGGACCGTAATCTCCGGTCtaaaaatataaagtacattattttaacttataaaatatattattctaaatataaaatacattattctaactcataaaatacattattttaacacataaaatatattattctaattcataaaatacattatcttaccccaaaaattttattattttaactcataaaatacaatatcttactctaaaatattcattattctaacacgagCATGaaacaatgattttttaaacatcaaaacgacatcgttttggacTGTGATGAACCACGGTAGACACAATAATTGTGCGCGTCATCTCTTACGTAGTTGTTCAATTATTGTGACGCAGGGGTGGAGACATTTGGATATCGTATGTATGTTAAGGATTTGACAGAGAAGTGTATGGGCGGCCACACTATGATTCATCTTTCTTGACTTCCATACCGTACGTACATCACTTCCTCCACTTGCAACTTGCAACCATCCGATCAAGTAAATGCTCTGTTTTGAttctaatttcatttaatttaattttaatttggttgataCGGCAGGCATGTGCCAATTGACTTAGAACATCTCCAACCGTAGACTTTGGCAAGTTTTTGGAACAATAAAAAACCGATATTAAACTTTTACTAGATTTTTCTAAAGTTTATGCGGGAGAGGAAAAAACCTGCAAAATCGAACTTGGTTTCTCACGTGCCTGTTGGAATGCTTCAGAGTGGTTGTCAGCTGGTTCTTAAGAATTTAACATTATtcgttaattttttaaaaatttttgtttgactttttttttcctcatgtttttttcctctcctttctttcttttgttttttgttttgttttgtttttgaagtACATTGAATGTTTTCCAAGGTATGTAGTTGATGTGTCGGGATACCACAAGTTCCAAAAAACGTGAAATAAGCTAAGTCGTAAACTTTGGAGAAATTCAGTGAATATGAATTTGATCCCACATGCGCACACAGCTTAGCTTGTTTGTGGTATTTTACGTGTACGTAAATCGACGCATCATATTCTGGTTACAGACTTACAGTCCGGTATGCTCAAAAAAGAAACATTCATATGAACCTGAAAGCCGGTCTCTCGGGGAATAGAATTAATGAATTATAGAAAGCAGTCGAATTGCATTATAATGACAAGTGGTATTTTACGGGGTGAGAAATATGtctaaaattgaataataatttggaTGATAGACattctaatatttatttatttttcataaatctACAGAGTGTTTTTTGTCTTTATCCGTCCGTTAAACGGTCCGAATCTACCCGATGAATCTCTGCATGCCCTAAGAGAATCGTTATTTGTAGGATTCGAATATGGATTTCCAAAATTCCTTCTCATAAAGAGAGCTTACATTCTACTTGAGCTACCCAATTGAGTTATattctaatatttattaataatacttCAAAAGAGTATAATGAACATCaatattattagttattattctGTTCTCatacttttttaatttaaaaatttgtatttatttaattaaaatataatacaatcaCATATTTTAGTGTCTCCTTCTCAAGTACGGTATGTTATGCAAGGATATATGAGATATAAACTTGTGTAAGATTGTATATAATGAGAAATTAGACCCGTTTACTAACGGaaactgttttttattttctgttttatattttttcggtttcattctctgttttttgtttaaaaaactTGTTTATTAACACTTATtttcactacatgccatttgactCTATTCCATTTTTATACTGAAGTATTCTCATTTTTCATTTGAGGAATGAGAAATCAAAGTAGgagacactatttttttttttcattctttctaagtgtactagttttatacgcgcattgcgcgaatgtgttaatgtccaatgtttatatttaaataaatatttgaaagtatatcaatgcaagattatataggagaagtttatacatgggtaattgaatgtcgaatttttttatttaaatatctaactcaaagtatatgaatccaagataatatagaaaattcattataattattactaaaataaatgtttgcaacattgtaaaatcgatagtctaaatatttggtctaaaaatgatagtctaaataaatactacttttaatttgaatttttctaagtgttcttaattctcttttgagtaacattgtcattgtgttcatctttactatttgttctcttcctttttgttggtagtgtgttatttgcaattcggttattgttggtagcatagatgacagcgtcatgcaatgagattatgatataggagctatggactttcttttagatgttctgcttggggttcatttagttcaaccattattgttgaatgagttattgtggataaagaaatccctagtttaagaaaaaagattaaataaattaataaaaatttaaaatattatgtattccaacgatattaaaatgtagtttctcgcttcaatttgctgggtaatgggttatttgagtattttcattgtcaacaaatctcccaagtagttaatatgattgttttcaaactattcttttttatttttttcatggtattaaagaaatacatatgtatcattttttggtgtaagtactaatttatttaattcaataagagtaaaatagagtgattctactaatttatttaattcaataagagtaaaatagagtgattccgcttcaatttgttgggttattatttgagtactcagtgattccgcttcaatttgttgggttattatttgagtactctctttgttaaccaatccccaaatagttaatataattagcttcaaattattttaaaaaaaattcatagtattaataaaatacttggtaactaaatatataacattattttgtactataactttgatatttaattacaagatattgtaaaaataagataatggacaatgtaatgaatatcaattgataaatttgaatgtaaagaatctttgcatgagagaaaataaagacaatataactaatgaaattatttctcttatttaatttaattttttgataatgaataattttttcaaataaaggtattgtagacacataattctaaattaaagaaatacatatgtatcattttttgttgtagctactaatttatttaatttaataagagtaaaatagagtgaaaaacttaattatgtctaatttgattgggatgagcttcgaacctaagacctttcttatagaaattaatgggtaagttaaaagttaacggaatgttaacggagaagggaatatttaacagaaaacttaacggataatcataaaaataaggttaaattaggtaatctctattaataatattaatatgaattatcttaaccatctatttgattaaataatccatctgaaccattcatttgattaaataatttgaccgtcattttttctacccattttaggcctaactctctttggcttaTAATAGATATCAGTATATGTATGAAATTTTGTAATGTCGTGTGTTTACAAAATTATACATTGTATTTTACTATAGGTAATAATTGCAATCAAAGagtagaaatttttttatttgttaaaaaaaaaaaacaaagtcatatatatatatatatatatatatatatatatatatatatatatatatatatatatatatatatatatatatatatatatatataNNNNNNNNNNNNNNNNNNNNNNNNNNNNNNNNNNNNNNNNNNNNNNNNNNNNNNNNNNNNNNNNNNNNNNNNNNNNNNNNNNNNNNNNNNNNNNNNNNNNNNNNNNNNNNNNNNNNNNNNNNNNNNNNNNNNNNNNNNNNNNNNNNNNNNNNNNNNNNNNNNNNNNNNNNNNNNNNNNNNNNNNNNNNNNNNNNNNNNNNNNNNNNNNNNNNNNNNNNNNaaaaaaaaaaaaaaaatatatatatatatatatatatatatatatatatatatatatatatatatatataatgattggACACCACCCATTAATTCACAACTTCAACCATATCTACCCACAAAATCAGCAGAAGAGAAGGCGGAGGGCAAGCTTAATGGTTAACACACCAAACCCTCATTGTGTAACACCAAAACACGCGAaatatacccaaaaaaaaatcaatagaatTAGGATTGAAAAGTATTTCGAGACAACCAACCCCTAAAATTCGGATAACCACCATAAGCACAATGAATGCGATAGCCATAGAAAACCAACTTACATACTTTAACAAATGGAGAAAACGTACCAACGTTTGAAAGGAaaccaaaaaaattgaaactctCTTCTCTTGCGGATAATAAAAGCCAGAAAACCATGTCGACAGCCACGACGTTGTACTATAGATCGACTAGACACATGTAACTTGGACAGAACTTTCCAAAATTTGACAACTTTCCTTATATAGTGCGAAATGCATGCTTGGTTCACGTGAATCCCTCCCCATAAACCCTACTCGGCACATGGGCTTTGTTAGGGTTACTAAATCAGGAATTGACAACTTTAAAATTGTGTATttataaaatgccatttatatCAATCAATTGTCGTATTAAAATGTCGCTGACGATGAACACCGTAATCCTTGTCTTCGTTAGTAATTTTACTCTTTAGGTGGCGAATCACATCTAAATTGAATAGACAAAATTACGACtacaaatttaatataaaatttttttaattaatgcattattatcattattattacagTTGGACATTTTTACACACTCCTAATTTTATCACTCATAAACCAACCCAATCATGATATGCCAAATTTTAGAcattagtaaaattaaaattaaaaaaaaattagacatcgtcatcattattattttggtgACGAGAGAAATTTACAATCACTTATTTAAGGGTATGCATTCACAAATTAGACTTTTTTGTGAGatgattgattaaaaaaatattgacaataatatatttttaataacaatatattactATACGTCAATACTTTACGAATAGATGACATGGTGTATCCTTGAAAGTAATATCGGGACAGGGCATTGACTATAATGTCTAGCAAGTGTCATGCCCACTCTATTTTGTGTGataatacccaaaaaaaaaaaatcttaaaatggCTGTATGGGCAAGAAAAATCTTTGAAGGGCCTGAGAAACCGTAGAGAAAACTATcaccggttttttttttttttttttaaaatgatgatGTTGTTTAACATCCTCACATAAtcatcaaaagttcaaattttattacaaGTGTTCAAATATGTAGTCAAGTTAAAGATTCTTGACTGATCGAATACTTAAAAGGATTTGAATTTCATGAGGAGTAATTTTAGGTGTGTTTAGAAATCATGAAAATAACTTTTgtaaaatgagtcattttctagaaaatagtttcattttcagtgtctgattgcattttgaaaaattatcatAGTGTGTTTGA encodes:
- the LOC116030557 gene encoding zeatin O-xylosyltransferase-like; this encodes MGSSNDHHLQSHQLSDSNQNGIAVVMVPFPAQGHLNQLLQLSCLISSSYRLPVHYVGSAIHNRQARLRANALSPSQIAKIHFHDLPTPEFDSPPPDPNASVKFPVQLQPSWFASVHLRHPVAALLQQMSSKARRVVIVHDPSMSMAVQDAASIANAECYAFNCISVFTLLTMVCEGLGKPFPFQESAEGLPSLEGVSTDEGWRFAAAQNEYMRIREGDLHNTSRAIEGPFLDLLSSQEPSLNKQQWAIGPILPLKSGHHGLTRKHECLEWLNKQAPKSVLYVSFGTTVSLSDKQVRELAEGLEQSRQKFLWVLREADKGDIFDGEDRIVELPEGLEGRVEGIGLVIRDWAPQPEILAHSSVGAFMSHCGWNSCIESISMGVPIACWPMHSDQPRNSFLVTEMLKTGLLIRKWEKRDELVSSSTIKDIVRRLMASEEGDKIRKRAGEVGDAVRHSTEEGGVSRMELESFISHIMR